A region of Leclercia adecarboxylata DNA encodes the following proteins:
- a CDS encoding ABC transporter permease produces MKTTQSVALTPQKGAAPSREKLLLLLLKMRTFIALFLIVGFFTMTVPGFLSAGSLVIMIKHIAINAFLALGITFVIITAGIDLSIGATLGLCGMIAGWMITKGIVLPMFGIAIFPSVWVIVPVVLLIGALIGAMNGWIITRYNVAPFICTLGTMYVLRGAAMLTSDGQTFPGLSGNPQLGNTGFDEIGAGTLLGIPWAIWMMIVLALVIAYIARRLPFGRHVYAIGDNERAAELSGVRVKQVKVLVYTLSGFCAAIAGIVVSAQLLASHPANGTAFEMNAIAAVVLGGTSLAGGRGTILGTLIGAFVIGFLADGLVMMGVSEFWQMVIKGIVIIVAVIIDQMQNRMQQKAAVVAQKAVMEGK; encoded by the coding sequence ATGAAAACAACACAGTCTGTCGCGCTGACGCCGCAAAAAGGGGCCGCGCCTTCCCGGGAAAAACTCCTCCTGCTGCTGCTGAAAATGCGCACCTTCATTGCGCTGTTCCTGATTGTCGGCTTCTTCACCATGACCGTGCCGGGCTTTCTCTCCGCCGGCAGCCTGGTGATCATGATTAAGCATATCGCCATCAACGCCTTCCTGGCGCTGGGGATCACCTTCGTGATTATCACCGCCGGGATCGACCTGTCCATTGGCGCAACCCTCGGGCTGTGCGGGATGATCGCTGGGTGGATGATCACCAAAGGGATTGTGCTGCCGATGTTTGGCATCGCCATCTTCCCGAGCGTGTGGGTGATTGTGCCCGTTGTGCTACTAATTGGCGCACTGATAGGGGCGATGAACGGCTGGATCATCACCCGCTACAACGTCGCGCCCTTTATCTGCACCCTAGGCACCATGTACGTGCTGCGCGGGGCGGCGATGCTGACCTCCGACGGCCAGACCTTCCCGGGGCTCTCCGGCAACCCGCAGCTGGGGAATACCGGTTTCGATGAGATTGGCGCCGGAACGCTGCTCGGCATTCCGTGGGCCATCTGGATGATGATCGTCCTGGCGCTGGTGATCGCTTATATCGCCCGCCGCCTGCCGTTTGGCCGCCACGTGTACGCCATCGGTGATAACGAGCGTGCGGCAGAACTCTCCGGGGTGCGGGTCAAGCAGGTGAAAGTACTGGTCTATACCCTGTCCGGTTTCTGCGCCGCCATCGCCGGGATTGTGGTCTCCGCGCAGCTGCTGGCGAGCCATCCGGCGAACGGCACCGCGTTTGAGATGAACGCCATCGCCGCGGTGGTGCTGGGCGGCACGTCGCTTGCCGGGGGCCGCGGCACCATTCTCGGGACGCTGATCGGGGCCTTTGTTATCGGCTTTCTGGCCGACGGCCTGGTGATGATGGGCGTCAGCGAATTCTGGCAGATGGTGATCAAAGGGATAGTGATTATCGTGGCGGTGATCATCGACCAGATGCAAAACCGGATGCAGCAGAAAGCAGCCGTGGTAGCGCAAAAGGCGGTGATGGAAGGGAAGTAA
- a CDS encoding sugar ABC transporter ATP-binding protein, translated as MSESPADDIILSTHGISMLFPGTVALDKVDYRVWRGKVNVIIGENGAGKSTLMKILAGVQQPSLGEMWLNGKQVTFASTRDAARHGIGMVHQELNLFENLNVAENVFLGRELQKGVMPINEAEQESRTAELLKRLDQPISPRELVGNLKVGQQQLIEIAKALAEDADILILDEPTSALSKTEVEILFRVIRELTRQGVTIIYISHRLEELMAIGDVITILRDGKFQAEAKVQEIDVPWIVREMLGSDPVSNFLEPGRTFGAPVLEAEHITCVNAAGNTVVNDVSFQVNAGEIVGIYGLMGAGRTELFECMLGTERNYLGKLWLDSKPVPQRLTTAERIRMGMSLVPEDRKRTGIFPGSSVASNLTIASLWRRLQRGFAIAQKAEQEVVASTIGNLSIKVSTPEVEIQALSGGNQQKVVIGRSLLTNPKVLFLDEPTRGIDVGAKADVFRMMVQLSQQGIAVVFSTSDLKEIMAVSDRILVMSGGKLTADIVRDRAEESALVTASAQGF; from the coding sequence ATGAGCGAGAGCCCGGCAGATGACATTATCCTCAGCACCCACGGGATCTCGATGCTGTTTCCCGGCACCGTGGCGCTGGATAAGGTCGATTACCGCGTCTGGCGCGGCAAAGTGAACGTGATTATCGGCGAGAACGGGGCCGGGAAATCGACGCTGATGAAGATCCTTGCCGGCGTCCAGCAGCCGAGCCTCGGCGAGATGTGGCTCAACGGCAAACAGGTGACGTTCGCCAGTACCCGGGATGCCGCCCGCCACGGGATTGGCATGGTGCACCAGGAGCTGAACCTGTTTGAAAACCTCAACGTGGCGGAGAACGTTTTTCTTGGCCGCGAGCTGCAAAAAGGGGTCATGCCGATCAACGAGGCAGAGCAGGAGTCCCGCACCGCAGAGCTGCTAAAACGCCTCGATCAGCCTATCTCTCCGCGCGAGCTGGTGGGCAACCTGAAGGTCGGACAGCAGCAGCTGATTGAGATCGCCAAAGCCCTGGCCGAGGACGCCGACATCCTGATCCTCGACGAGCCCACCTCGGCGCTCAGCAAAACCGAGGTGGAGATCCTGTTTCGGGTGATCCGCGAGCTGACCCGCCAGGGGGTCACCATCATCTATATCTCCCACCGGCTGGAAGAGCTGATGGCGATAGGGGATGTGATCACCATTCTGCGCGACGGCAAGTTCCAGGCCGAGGCGAAGGTGCAGGAGATCGACGTGCCCTGGATCGTGCGCGAGATGCTGGGCAGCGATCCGGTGAGCAATTTCCTCGAGCCGGGTCGCACCTTTGGCGCGCCGGTGCTGGAGGCGGAGCACATTACCTGCGTGAACGCCGCCGGGAATACGGTGGTGAACGACGTGAGTTTCCAGGTGAACGCCGGGGAGATCGTCGGGATCTACGGCCTGATGGGGGCCGGGCGCACCGAGCTGTTCGAGTGCATGCTCGGCACCGAACGCAACTATCTCGGCAAGCTGTGGCTCGACAGTAAACCGGTGCCCCAGCGGCTGACCACCGCCGAGCGCATCCGCATGGGGATGAGCCTGGTACCGGAAGACCGCAAGCGCACCGGGATTTTCCCCGGCTCGTCGGTCGCCAGCAATCTGACCATCGCCAGCCTGTGGCGTCGGCTACAGCGCGGCTTTGCCATCGCGCAAAAGGCCGAGCAGGAGGTGGTGGCCAGCACCATCGGCAACCTGTCGATTAAGGTCTCGACCCCGGAGGTGGAGATCCAGGCGCTCAGCGGCGGCAACCAGCAGAAGGTGGTGATTGGCCGCTCGCTGCTGACCAACCCGAAGGTGCTGTTCCTCGACGAGCCGACGCGCGGCATCGACGTGGGGGCCAAAGCCGACGTGTTCCGCATGATGGTGCAGCTCTCGCAGCAGGGCATTGCGGTGGTCTTTTCCACCTCGGATTTGAAAGAGATTATGGCGGTATCTGACCGCATTCTGGTGATGTCCGGCGGCAAACTCACCGCCGATATTGTTCGCGATCGGGCCGAAGAATCGGCACTGGTAACCGCAAGTGCTCAGGGGTTCTAA
- a CDS encoding DUF2291 family protein: MRLTQWGAALTGAAALLLTACTVVDLDEFGKPIMPADPNAKASFDNKTPQQIAQQTWQPRILDVARDHALDASALSTQLNAPAAKPQSVFVRLTGKVERVDASNEREQKLVMTVNGQPVEIQSGPVMRGNAIRDAAGFRFDEFTNQVQYAQLSRALNREAVKHLPKIDDSWSGKDATVLFAATLNAGKAVDATALELKQETP; encoded by the coding sequence CACAATGGGGCGCCGCGCTGACAGGCGCTGCCGCCCTGTTGCTGACGGCCTGCACCGTGGTGGATCTGGATGAGTTCGGCAAGCCGATTATGCCTGCCGATCCCAATGCCAAAGCGAGCTTTGACAACAAGACCCCACAGCAGATCGCGCAACAAACCTGGCAGCCGCGGATCCTCGACGTCGCCAGGGATCATGCCCTGGACGCCAGCGCCCTCTCCACCCAGCTGAACGCCCCTGCGGCCAAACCACAGAGCGTCTTCGTGCGCCTGACCGGCAAGGTGGAGCGCGTGGATGCCAGCAACGAACGCGAGCAGAAGCTGGTGATGACGGTGAACGGCCAGCCGGTGGAGATCCAGAGCGGGCCGGTGATGCGCGGCAACGCCATCCGTGACGCCGCCGGGTTCCGCTTCGATGAATTTACCAACCAGGTGCAGTATGCCCAGCTCTCCCGCGCCCTGAACCGCGAGGCGGTGAAGCATCTGCCGAAAATCGACGACAGCTGGAGCGGCAAAGATGCCACCGTCCTGTTCGCCGCTACCCTGAACGCGGGCAAAGCGGTTGATGCGACGGCGCTGGAACTGAAACAGGAGACGCCGTGA